The DNA segment TCGACAAATTACCATTTACTGCCCCGGATGATCCGCTGTTAAAAGCACGTATTGAAGACTGTAAACTAAGCGGAGGAGAGCCTTTTTCGCAAGTTCAGCTACCAGATGCGGTGATCACGTTAAAGCAAGGGGTCGGACGATTAATCCGAGATAGAAAAGATAAAGGTGTTTTGATTATTTGTGATAATCGCTTAGTCACTCGAGATTACGGTGGCGTCTTTTTACAAAGTCTACCGCCGTTTCCTAGAACAAGAGATTTAAAACAGGTGACCACTTTTCTTGAACAACTATCTCAATCAGACAATTAAAAACTTGAGGCGTAAATGAGCGCAAAAATTCTTGCCCTAGATACATCCACCGAAAACTGTTCAGTAGCATTGGTTGTGGATGGGCAAACTTATTTCCGTAGTGAAGTGTCCCCGCGAGGGCACACGACTAAAATATTACCTATGATTGATGAGGTACTTAACGAAGCAGGTATCCGTTTGCACGATGTTGATGCGTTAGCTTATGGACGAGGTCCTGGTAGCTTTACGGGTGTCAGAATAGGTATTGGTATTGCACAAGGGCTCGCGTTTGGCGCTAATTTGCCAATGATTGGTGTGTCTACCCTAGCGGCAATGGCACAGGCAATATATAGGGTAAACGGAACGGAATACGCAGCCTGCGCAATAGATGCGCGCATGAGTGAAGTCTATTGGGGACGTTTCTGCCGCCAAGAAAATGGCGAATGGTTAAACGTTGATCAAGAGTGTGTAATATCACCAGAAAACCTAATTAAAGATGTGAAAGCTGATGATTTGGTTTGGTCATTGGCCGGAACGGGATGGACGGCGTATCAACAAGAGCTTATTGCGCTAGAATTAATTGGGGAGCAAAGTGATGTTCTC comes from the Vibrio sp. DW001 genome and includes:
- the tsaB gene encoding tRNA (adenosine(37)-N6)-threonylcarbamoyltransferase complex dimerization subunit type 1 TsaB, whose translation is MSAKILALDTSTENCSVALVVDGQTYFRSEVSPRGHTTKILPMIDEVLNEAGIRLHDVDALAYGRGPGSFTGVRIGIGIAQGLAFGANLPMIGVSTLAAMAQAIYRVNGTEYAACAIDARMSEVYWGRFCRQENGEWLNVDQECVISPENLIKDVKADDLVWSLAGTGWTAYQQELIALELIGEQSDVLYPEAVDIAFLAQFELEKGNTTNAEEASPVYLRDKVAWKKLPGRE